In Indicator indicator isolate 239-I01 chromosome 29, UM_Iind_1.1, whole genome shotgun sequence, the following are encoded in one genomic region:
- the APOH gene encoding beta-2-glycoprotein 1, which yields MYPLALLTCAVALSHCALAARVCSRPPEVLFATIDVNKSVYEVGEEVEYTCRPGFVPNNGQRKYTCLPSGKWPLNTLLCLPKRCASLGNLEHGKMDFRDLRYQSSVSFSCEPGYNLVGTRTSQCMADGKWSGTFPQCQPVTCAPPPIPEFGVLSYRGLKSGNVSKYLDTITFECVPPLALIGNETATCMANGNWSSIPECKVVTCPTPTGIENGFLELVARRTYHYNESVSFGCQPRYVLDGPKHSRCEKTGNWSTKPTCKEPCKIPVKKAVVLYNGEKKRVQNDLKEGIQHGETISFFCKNKEKSCAYTVAVPCVDGNLTLPACFKERGFFSTLVKKDPSEMKPCEDQE from the exons ATGTACCCCCTGGCACTGCTCACCTGTGCAGTTGCTCTGAGCCACTGCGCTCTGGCCGCGAGAG TCTGTTCCAGGCCCCCAGAAGTGCTATTTGCCACCATTGATGTAAACAAAAGTGTGTATGAAGTGGGTGAGGAAGTAGAGTACACCTGTAGGCCTGGCTTTGTCCCCAACAATGGCCAGAGGAAGTACACCTGCCTCCCGAGCGGCAAGTGGCCTCTCAATACGCTGCTGTGCCTCC CAAAAAGATGTGCCAGTCTTGGAAATTTGGAGCATGGGAAAATGGATTTTAGAGACCTCCGCTATCAGAGTTCCGTAAGTTTTTCATGTGAACCAGG gtACAACCTCGTTGGGACAAGAACCAGCCAATGCATGGCAGATGGGAAATGGAGTGGAACTTTTCCACAGTGTCAAC CTGTGACTTGTGCACCTCCCCCAATTCCTGAATTTGGAGTCCTTTCTTACCGTGGCTTAAAATCTGGGAATGTTTCTAAGTACCTGGATACAATTACTTTTGAGTGTGTGCCTCCTCTCGCCCTTATTGGGAATGAGACAGCTACCTGCATGGCCAACGGGAACTGGAGCAGCATTCCGGAGTGCAAGG TTGTCACATGCCCCACTCCAACTGGAATAGAAAATGGATTCCTAGAGCTTGTTGCCCGTAGAACATATCACTACAACGAGAGTGTCAGCTTTGGCTGCCAGCCCAGATACGTGCTGGATGGACCTAAGCATTCCCGATGTgaaaagactggaaactggTCCACAAAGCCAACCTGTAAAG AACCATGTAAAATACCAGTGAAGAAAGCTGTAGTATTGTACAATGGTGAGAAGAAAAGAGTTCAGAACGACCTTAAGGAGGGCATTCAGCATGGAGAAACCATATCCTTCTTCtgcaagaataaagaaaaatcctGTGCCTATACAGTAGCTGTGCCATGTGTGGATGGCAACCTGACTCTCCCTGCCTGTTTCAAAG AACGTGGCTTTTTTTCAACTCTTGTAAAGAAGGACCCCTCAGAAATGAAACCATGTGAAGATCAAGAATGA